The Rhodococcus rhodochrous DNA window TCGAATATCCATCAGCACTGTGTTGTCGCCGTCCAGCATTGACTTACCCTCGATTGACAACTGAACAGCGTGCAATGCGGATTCGTCGCGATCGAGCATGATCAGTTCCGAAGGCCGAAATGCGTTGAGTTGGCGGCAAAGCTCCGACCCGATCGATCCGCCGGCGCCAGTCACCAGAACACGTTGGCCGTTCAACGATCCAGCAATCACTTTGAGATCGAGCTGTATCGGCTTTCGCCCCAGAAGATCATGAACGTTGATCTCGCGGAGCTCGTCTACATGGACCCGGCCGTGCATCATCTTGTCCAGCGGGGGGAGAACAAGGACGTGCAGACCGATTTCCTCCGCACTGTCCCTAATCATCCGCAGTTCGTTGGGATCGAGACTCGGCACAGCAATCAGAAGTGTCGCCGTGCCGAATCTGTCGGCTGCGGCGGCGATACCGTCACGCGTGCCTACTACTTTGACTCCGTTGATCCGCATACGTTGCTTGAGAGGATCGTCATCGAGCACCGCGACGACTCGGTAAGGACTGTCATGACTGCGGCGGATCTGGCGGATGAGACTGTGCCCGGCCTCCCCTGCCCCGAACACCAGCACGGGTTCCGCGCTTTCGCTTTGTCCAGCACCGAATAGACGCTTTAGCCGGGCCATGTACCGGAGCCAAAGGACCGCCAGGAACAGGAATGCGGCCGCGATTGGAAGAGCCGATCGAGGTAGCTCATCAGACGCGCCCCATAGGACGGTCATCACGAAGCCAGCACAGCCTCCACTAAGTACTGCAATACCTATGGCGGCGATCTCGATTGGACTGTTTCTTATGTACCAACCGCGATACAGGCCGACTGTCCACCCCACTAGGATCTGCACTACGGCTATAGCCAAGAGGGAGAAGAGAAATCGGCTACTGTCTACTGCAGTTGCCGTACGTGCAGCGTCGAAATCGAATCGGAGCCACAGACTGAGGACAAGCGCTGGTGCCCAAACCAGTGCATCAACGAGCAGCCATGGCGAGTAGGTCCAGCGAGGAACTGCAATTTTCTCCACACCGACTGGGGTTACGTATGGCGATTTTTTCATATTACGATCTCCGATAAGTACAAGGTCTAATTGCAAGAATCAAAATTCTTGCTTTCACGGTGTCGATGACCTTGTACATCCAAAGTCGCAGCACTTCAAATCGTCAGGTTGCCGTAAACCGACACCTTGAGTGCAGCAGCGGTGCCGTCCTACACAGAGGTGAGCATGAGCGACTAACCGCCGGCCACGCGCCACGAAAAAAGACATAGTCCGTCCCCTCCCCGAGACGTGCGAGGGCGATCTACCCTCTTCCCCTCAACCCTTCGGTCGCGCTGCGGTTTCGTTACACCGAACATTCCTCCCAGACGTTCTGGTGCATCCGCAGTCGGATGAGGGCGTCGAGACCCTTCCATAATCAGACATAAGCGCCCCGTGCGCATCTCGGACGCAACACTAGTAGCGACATGCTTTCTACCAGCGCAGCGACGTACTTAACCGGAGGACGCGACGGCGCTAGATAACCCCAGGTCACAACCTTATAACGCACCTCATAGACTTCTACCGGCCGGTAACATCAGCAGTGACAAATCCTTACATGTGACGTAAATCACTCCCGCTACCTTCTCGCGTCAACCACTGAGGACAAGTGTCCATTCACTTGGCCATGGACGTGTCATCGTTCATTCTCATGTGGCATCGATAGCTGAAGAGGGCGCGAGTCCGGCCCAATTGGACCAATCGCCCCGATTCGGACTCCTGGCGACGTGGCGAGCGGTAGATGCTTGAACGATTGCGATGACACGCGGTAACGGGTCGGTG harbors:
- a CDS encoding nucleoside-diphosphate sugar epimerase/dehydratase; its protein translation is MKKSPYVTPVGVEKIAVPRWTYSPWLLVDALVWAPALVLSLWLRFDFDAARTATAVDSSRFLFSLLAIAVVQILVGWTVGLYRGWYIRNSPIEIAAIGIAVLSGGCAGFVMTVLWGASDELPRSALPIAAAFLFLAVLWLRYMARLKRLFGAGQSESAEPVLVFGAGEAGHSLIRQIRRSHDSPYRVVAVLDDDPLKQRMRINGVKVVGTRDGIAAAADRFGTATLLIAVPSLDPNELRMIRDSAEEIGLHVLVLPPLDKMMHGRVHVDELREINVHDLLGRKPIQLDLKVIAGSLNGQRVLVTGAGGSIGSELCRQLNAFRPSELIMLDRDESALHAVQLSIEGKSMLDGDNTVLMDIRDRSALEKLFLKRRPDIVIHAAALKHLPLLEKYPLEAFKTNVVGTHNVIEAALKSGVSTFVNVSTDKAANPISVLGESKRVTERLTAAAARRSFGRYVSVRFGNVLGSRGSVLTAFEKQIKAGGPVTVTHPDVTRFFMTIPEACQLVLQAAAVAESGETMVLDMGEPLSIDEVARTLIAQSGNPDIEVVYTGLRDGEKLAEELFDSRENATQGDRHPLLSEVRVPPLEFDDVDIRSIATHATAQEWLLIAANPDGKSARPDVNHELATEDQLRLVQQ